One genomic region from Campylobacter concisus encodes:
- the fliE gene encoding flagellar hook-basal body complex protein FliE gives MINSINLDKINKNENSNKIAKAGEQGGFENALNDSLKELNKVQINADKAIADLATGEVKDLHQAAIAIGKAETSMKLMLEIRNKALSAYKEISRTQI, from the coding sequence ATGATAAATAGTATAAATTTAGACAAAATAAATAAAAATGAAAATTCAAATAAAATAGCAAAAGCAGGCGAACAAGGTGGCTTCGAAAATGCTTTAAACGACTCTTTAAAAGAGCTAAATAAAGTCCAAATAAACGCTGATAAAGCCATAGCTGATCTTGCAACTGGCGAGGTAAAAGATCTTCACCAAGCTGCTATTGCGATAGGTAAAGCAGAGACTAGCATGAAGCTTATGCTAGAAATTCGCAACAAAGCACTAAGTGCTTATAAAGAAATTTCTAGAACACAAATTTAA
- the truB gene encoding tRNA pseudouridine(55) synthase TruB, translating to MNAIFVANKPAGMSSNHFLGKLKRKYGVKKAGFSGTLDPFASGCLIVAFGSYTKFFRFLDKSPKVYEATIWLGASSPSMDNENITEISNVKELSLERLEAIRGELTGKISYVPPKFSAKHVNGIRAYKLARSGEEFELKPEIMEIYESEILNYSHPFLTLRLSVSEGSYIRSYAEIFGKKFGYNVTLSSLKRISEGKFCYENEKFLNICDFLNIQKNTYFGEINDILDGKKLKINDFETQKQGIYLLNYDKFMSVIQITDDTINYTLNKVEKC from the coding sequence ATGAACGCCATTTTTGTGGCAAACAAGCCTGCCGGCATGAGCTCAAATCACTTTTTAGGAAAGCTTAAAAGAAAATATGGTGTTAAAAAAGCTGGATTTTCTGGCACACTTGATCCATTTGCAAGCGGTTGTCTAATAGTCGCTTTTGGCTCGTATACAAAATTTTTTAGATTTTTAGATAAAAGTCCAAAAGTCTATGAGGCTACTATATGGCTTGGGGCGAGCAGTCCTAGCATGGATAATGAAAATATCACTGAAATTTCAAATGTAAAAGAGCTAAGTTTAGAAAGACTTGAAGCCATAAGAGGCGAGCTAACAGGCAAGATAAGCTATGTCCCGCCAAAATTTAGCGCCAAACATGTAAATGGCATAAGAGCCTACAAGTTAGCAAGAAGCGGCGAGGAATTTGAGCTAAAGCCAGAGATAATGGAAATTTATGAGAGTGAAATTTTGAATTATTCACACCCTTTTTTGACACTTCGTTTAAGTGTAAGTGAGGGTAGTTACATCCGCTCTTATGCAGAAATTTTTGGAAAAAAGTTTGGTTATAATGTAACTTTAAGCTCATTAAAAAGGATAAGTGAAGGCAAATTTTGCTACGAAAATGAAAAATTTTTGAATATTTGCGATTTTTTAAACATTCAGAAGAATACATACTTTGGGGAAATAAATGATATTCTTGATGGTAAGAAATTAAAAATTAACGATTTTGAAACACAAAAGCAAGGAATTTATTTGCTAAATTATGATAAATTTATGAGCGTAATCCAAATCACGGATGATACTATAAATTACACTCTAAATAAGGTTGAAAAATGTTAA
- the flgB gene encoding flagellar basal body rod protein FlgB: protein MFVLDKSKSSPLVESALAGRELRQKLISGNLANVDTPFYKARDIRFEDVLKEKANEIYNTSSQKRLQLAKTNEAHMAVVDFPKSDTAQIFLRDGHMARNDANTVDLDVETTEMGKNTVMINALDNAYKAQGNIFKSVIDASAKN, encoded by the coding sequence ATGTTTGTTTTAGATAAATCAAAATCTAGCCCACTTGTTGAATCAGCTCTTGCAGGCAGAGAACTACGCCAAAAACTAATCTCTGGCAATCTTGCAAATGTTGATACACCATTTTATAAAGCTAGAGATATAAGATTTGAAGATGTCTTAAAAGAAAAAGCAAATGAAATTTATAACACTTCAAGCCAAAAAAGGCTACAGCTTGCTAAGACAAACGAAGCGCATATGGCTGTGGTTGATTTTCCAAAAAGCGACACAGCTCAAATTTTCTTGCGTGATGGTCACATGGCTAGAAATGACGCAAACACAGTTGATCTTGATGTTGAGACAACAGAAATGGGCAAAAATACAGTTATGATAAACGCTCTTGATAACGCCTACAAGGCTCAGGGCAATATCTTTAAAAGCGTAATAGACGCAAGTGCTAAGAACTAG
- the smpB gene encoding SsrA-binding protein SmpB, translated as MKDLAKNKKALHDFSILETFEAGIVLKGSEVKALRAGRANLKDSFVRVIKGELFLLNAHISYLETTHSAFRPNERAARKLLMHRKQIDKIFGQVSQDGLALVVLALYLSDKNIVKARLALAKGKNLHDKRETLKRREADKEARAAIKRYV; from the coding sequence ATAAAAGATCTAGCAAAAAACAAGAAAGCTCTGCACGACTTTAGTATACTTGAGACCTTCGAGGCTGGCATTGTATTAAAAGGTAGCGAAGTCAAAGCACTAAGGGCTGGTAGAGCAAATTTAAAAGATAGCTTTGTGCGTGTCATAAAGGGTGAGCTTTTTTTATTAAACGCCCACATTAGCTATCTTGAGACTACACATAGCGCATTTCGTCCAAATGAGCGAGCAGCCAGAAAACTTTTGATGCATAGAAAGCAGATCGATAAAATTTTCGGTCAAGTCTCACAAGATGGACTAGCACTAGTTGTTTTAGCACTTTATTTGAGTGATAAAAACATCGTAAAAGCAAGGCTTGCACTCGCAAAAGGTAAAAATTTACACGACAAGCGCGAGACTCTAAAAAGACGCGAGGCAGACAAAGAGGCAAGAGCTGCCATAAAAAGATATGTTTAA
- a CDS encoding thioredoxin, which translates to MKNLLVLIITLFAFFGCGDDESSSVNFKEFSPNEEVKLVDVSGKELTLVRKNHGFAIKNDENKVLMIDIFGTFCPPCQKEAAELTKYQLENKDKFTLIGLTHFENVTNEYVLHEFMQKFNAYYFITNDQKINDRLAEQIVRDIEYKHEIALPFKVVIKNGEYQILTDVDSGQYGVKYYLGGIKVTKMKEDLAKIYETK; encoded by the coding sequence ATGAAGAATTTGCTTGTTTTAATAATCACTTTATTTGCTTTTTTTGGCTGTGGTGACGATGAGAGCAGTAGTGTAAATTTTAAAGAATTTAGTCCAAATGAAGAGGTTAAGCTTGTAGATGTAAGCGGCAAGGAGCTTACTTTAGTTCGAAAAAATCATGGCTTTGCTATCAAAAATGATGAAAATAAAGTTTTAATGATCGATATTTTTGGTACATTTTGCCCACCTTGCCAAAAAGAGGCAGCTGAGCTTACAAAATATCAGCTTGAAAACAAAGATAAATTTACACTAATTGGACTAACTCATTTTGAAAATGTCACAAATGAGTATGTTTTGCACGAATTTATGCAAAAATTTAACGCCTACTACTTCATAACAAACGATCAAAAGATAAATGACAGACTTGCCGAGCAGATCGTAAGAGACATCGAATACAAACACGAGATCGCACTACCTTTTAAGGTCGTGATAAAAAATGGCGAATATCAAATTTTAACAGACGTAGATAGCGGACAATACGGAGTAAAATACTATCTTGGTGGTATAAAAGTCACAAAAATGAAAGAAGATCTGGCAAAAATTTATGAGACAAAATAA
- the flgC gene encoding flagellar basal body rod protein FlgC, with protein sequence MSYLNDFDISGYGLSAQRFRMNVISSNIANAQTTRTAEGGPYRRQEVIFKEMNFDKILNDQLKSSQSLLEYENPLDDPSSPRNAHPALTSVIVDKVVRDDKDFQLKYDPSHPDANANGYVAFPNINPVIEMSDLLEATRAYQANVAAFQNAKTIAQSAISLISGQA encoded by the coding sequence ATGTCATACTTAAATGATTTTGATATTAGCGGATACGGACTAAGCGCACAACGCTTCAGGATGAACGTCATCAGCTCAAACATAGCAAATGCTCAAACCACAAGAACAGCTGAAGGTGGCCCTTATAGAAGGCAAGAGGTCATCTTTAAGGAGATGAACTTTGATAAAATTTTAAACGATCAGCTTAAAAGCTCACAAAGTCTACTCGAGTATGAAAATCCACTCGACGACCCAAGCTCACCAAGAAACGCTCACCCTGCTCTAACTAGCGTGATCGTAGATAAAGTGGTGCGTGACGATAAGGACTTTCAGCTAAAATATGACCCGAGCCATCCAGACGCAAATGCAAATGGCTACGTCGCATTTCCAAATATAAATCCGGTTATTGAGATGTCTGACCTACTTGAAGCAACAAGAGCATATCAAGCAAACGTGGCAGCCTTTCAAAACGCAAAAACAATAGCACAAAGTGCAATATCACTTATTTCAGGACAAGCATAA
- a CDS encoding M3 family oligoendopeptidase: MQIWDLKALFANEKECEQNALNLQKECEKFKDKYLENYENLKTDEFLKAFGEYENLIAKISKVMTYAFLNFAKDTSKGAFYAKIDEIATKANENLIFFEIKFNELSPEKQEEIIKSSKKYGYYLSNLAKAKPHQLSIAEEKVLLRTASTGADGFSRLFDESMSKMRFKFKGELLSEEEILAKLHDNDQSMRKLAAKSLSNELSKHQHLLGYIYNMIKTDLKTSCELRNFKLPEEPRHLENQITKKSVDSLIAVTEKNFDLVAKFYERKREILGLKRLYDYDRYAPLSSEGEYKFDECKKIVLKAFSNFSSKFGEIAKSAFIDGWIDVYPAPNKRGGAFSHSGSSDTHPYVLLNHTNQRRDLFTLAHELGHAVHQKLSYNVSYLNSDTPLTTAETASVFCEMLVFDHIKDGLSKKDKISLLAGKIEDIFATLYRQINFTTFERAVHAHEGEISLDELNRIWLRESKKMFGKSVTLNDYYKIWWSYIPHFIHTPFYCYAYSYAQLLVLALFGLYKSGKCKNFVEIYTEFLSLGGSLSPRELVGKFGFDIDDKNFWQIGINEVKKLVDEFLEISKGIRC, translated from the coding sequence ATGCAAATTTGGGATCTAAAGGCACTTTTTGCAAACGAAAAAGAGTGCGAGCAAAACGCACTAAATTTACAAAAAGAGTGCGAGAAATTTAAAGATAAATACCTAGAAAATTATGAAAATTTAAAAACAGACGAGTTTTTAAAGGCATTTGGCGAATATGAAAATTTAATCGCTAAAATTTCAAAAGTAATGACTTACGCTTTTTTAAATTTTGCTAAAGATACAAGCAAGGGAGCGTTTTATGCAAAGATCGATGAGATAGCGACAAAAGCAAATGAAAATTTGATATTTTTTGAGATCAAATTTAATGAGCTTAGCCCTGAAAAACAAGAAGAGATCATCAAAAGCTCCAAAAAATATGGCTACTATCTAAGCAATCTTGCCAAAGCAAAACCGCACCAGCTAAGCATAGCTGAAGAAAAGGTCTTGCTACGCACAGCTAGTACCGGAGCTGATGGGTTTTCGAGGCTTTTTGATGAGAGCATGAGCAAGATGAGGTTTAAATTTAAAGGCGAGCTTTTAAGCGAAGAGGAAATTTTAGCTAAGCTTCATGATAATGATCAGAGCATGCGAAAACTAGCTGCCAAAAGCCTTTCAAATGAGCTTAGTAAGCACCAGCACCTGCTAGGCTATATATATAATATGATAAAAACTGATCTAAAAACTAGCTGCGAGCTGCGAAATTTTAAGTTACCAGAAGAGCCAAGACACCTTGAAAATCAAATCACCAAAAAAAGCGTTGACTCGCTCATTGCTGTAACTGAGAAAAATTTTGACCTGGTTGCTAAATTTTACGAGCGCAAAAGAGAAATTTTAGGCCTTAAAAGGCTTTATGATTACGATAGATATGCGCCTCTTAGCAGTGAGGGTGAGTATAAATTTGATGAGTGTAAAAAGATAGTTTTAAAAGCATTTTCAAATTTCTCAAGCAAGTTTGGTGAAATCGCTAAAAGTGCCTTTATTGACGGCTGGATCGACGTTTATCCAGCGCCAAACAAGCGAGGCGGGGCATTTTCTCACTCTGGATCAAGCGACACGCATCCTTATGTTTTGCTAAATCACACAAATCAACGAAGAGACCTTTTTACGCTTGCTCACGAGCTTGGCCATGCCGTGCATCAAAAGCTCTCATATAACGTAAGCTACCTAAACTCAGACACTCCGCTAACCACGGCTGAGACGGCTTCAGTCTTTTGTGAGATGTTAGTTTTTGACCACATAAAAGATGGTCTTAGCAAAAAAGATAAAATTTCACTGCTTGCTGGCAAGATCGAGGATATATTTGCCACACTTTACCGCCAGATAAATTTCACCACATTTGAGCGAGCTGTGCACGCACATGAGGGCGAGATCAGTTTAGATGAGCTAAATAGAATTTGGCTAAGAGAAAGTAAAAAGATGTTTGGTAAAAGCGTCACGCTAAATGACTACTATAAAATTTGGTGGAGCTACATCCCGCACTTCATCCACACGCCGTTTTACTGCTACGCCTACTCTTACGCGCAGCTTCTAGTACTTGCACTTTTTGGACTTTACAAAAGCGGCAAATGCAAAAATTTTGTCGAAATTTACACCGAGTTTTTGAGTCTTGGCGGCAGTCTTAGCCCAAGGGAGCTTGTAGGCAAATTCGGCTTTGACATAGATGATAAAAATTTCTGGCAGATAGGCATAAATGAAGTTAAAAAGTTAGTAGATGAGTTTTTAGAAATTTCAAAAGGAATAAGATGTTAG
- the csrA gene encoding carbon storage regulator CsrA: MLILARKENEEILIGNDIKVVIVNISKNTVKLGIEAPRNTMILRSELANDIKNENIHATKTASEADIHELAKKIEK, translated from the coding sequence ATGTTAATCCTCGCAAGAAAAGAAAATGAAGAAATTTTAATAGGAAATGACATAAAAGTTGTCATAGTAAATATTTCAAAAAATACTGTTAAACTCGGTATCGAAGCGCCACGAAATACAATGATACTAAGAAGCGAACTAGCAAACGATATCAAAAACGAAAATATCCATGCCACAAAAACTGCAAGTGAAGCCGATATTCATGAGCTAGCTAAAAAAATTGAGAAATGA
- the metK gene encoding methionine adenosyltransferase — MYLFTSEVVSPGHPDKCADIIADSIVDTILTQDPNGRVASEVFVAGKNIVIGGEINSKVKLSYKDYEKIVKDALAHIGYDGKSNFTKEQCLHPDDIEVKVCLNQQSPDINQGVDQSDGEIGAGDQGIMFGFASCEAKEFMPAAITYARMLCEKVYKFAKANPDKLGVDIKTQVTIDYGSKDNFENCKPQSIHTIVVSVPCVESMKIEELRALIQNLIDETGLPKELYNKEKTIIYINPTGRYVNHSSLHDSGLTGRKLIVDSFGGYSPIGGGAQSSKDYTKVDRSGLYAARWIAKNIVAAGLAKKCIVQISYAIGVAKPTSVSVDTMGTHANGVNDDMLSNFVSEHFALTPRWITNKFGLDKPSKDTFLYAKVAAKGQVGNAKYPWEKLDAVDTFKALLKK, encoded by the coding sequence ATGTATCTATTTACCTCTGAAGTTGTAAGTCCAGGTCATCCAGATAAATGTGCTGATATAATCGCTGATAGCATAGTGGATACTATTTTAACACAAGATCCAAATGGGCGTGTTGCAAGTGAAGTCTTTGTGGCTGGAAAAAACATAGTAATAGGTGGAGAGATAAACTCAAAGGTGAAACTCTCTTATAAAGACTACGAAAAGATCGTAAAAGATGCTCTTGCGCACATTGGGTATGATGGTAAGAGCAACTTTACAAAAGAGCAGTGTTTGCACCCAGACGATATCGAGGTCAAAGTTTGTTTAAATCAACAAAGCCCAGATATAAATCAAGGCGTCGATCAAAGTGACGGTGAGATCGGAGCAGGTGATCAAGGCATCATGTTTGGTTTTGCAAGCTGCGAAGCGAAAGAATTTATGCCAGCAGCTATAACTTACGCAAGAATGCTTTGTGAAAAAGTCTATAAATTTGCCAAAGCAAACCCTGATAAACTTGGCGTTGATATAAAAACACAAGTTACGATTGATTATGGCAGCAAAGATAACTTTGAAAACTGCAAACCTCAAAGCATCCACACTATCGTCGTCTCTGTGCCTTGCGTGGAGAGCATGAAGATAGAAGAGCTTCGCGCACTAATACAAAATTTAATAGATGAAACTGGCCTTCCAAAAGAGCTATATAATAAAGAAAAAACGATCATCTATATAAACCCAACAGGCAGATATGTAAATCACAGCTCACTTCACGATAGCGGCCTAACAGGCAGAAAACTAATCGTCGATAGCTTTGGCGGATATAGCCCGATAGGTGGCGGTGCTCAGTCAAGCAAGGACTACACGAAGGTTGATCGCAGCGGACTTTACGCAGCGCGCTGGATAGCCAAAAATATCGTCGCAGCTGGTCTTGCTAAAAAATGTATCGTTCAGATAAGCTACGCTATTGGCGTTGCAAAGCCAACCTCGGTTAGCGTTGATACGATGGGAACTCATGCAAATGGCGTAAATGACGATATGCTTTCAAATTTTGTAAGCGAGCATTTCGCACTAACTCCTCGCTGGATAACAAATAAATTTGGTCTTGATAAACCGAGCAAAGATACGTTTTTATACGCAAAAGTAGCTGCAAAAGGTCAAGTGGGAAATGCAAAATACCCTTGGGAAAAGCTTGATGCGGTCGATACTTTCAAGGCTTTACTAAAAAAATAA
- a CDS encoding 4-(cytidine 5'-diphospho)-2-C-methyl-D-erythritol kinase, translating to MKSFAKINIFLKIVGTRGSYHEILSRFILCEQLFDEIYFEKSDSFAIECNNHDIKDNIIQKAVDELKKAGFSNELDEFFSSHKIIINKNIPIGAGLGGGSSNAATFLLMVNDELNLNIKRENLMQIASKIGADVAFFVSGYKAANASGIGEIIEEFDDEVPNLNIFTPNVFCSTPMVYQEFRSNFLQYIDVNAAKKMQNLKSKKLLEIYKNEELNDLFAPCFNLYPQMNEFRDKFLSGSGSSVFSVN from the coding sequence ATGAAAAGCTTTGCAAAGATAAATATATTTTTAAAGATAGTTGGCACTAGAGGCAGCTACCACGAAATTTTATCGCGCTTTATCCTCTGTGAGCAGCTTTTTGACGAAATTTATTTTGAAAAGTCAGATTCTTTTGCCATAGAATGCAATAACCACGATATAAAAGATAACATCATCCAAAAAGCGGTAGATGAGCTAAAAAAAGCCGGCTTTTCAAACGAGCTTGATGAGTTTTTTAGCTCTCATAAAATCATCATCAACAAAAATATTCCAATTGGTGCTGGTCTTGGTGGAGGTAGTTCAAACGCTGCCACCTTTTTACTTATGGTAAATGACGAGCTAAATTTAAATATAAAACGCGAAAATTTGATGCAAATAGCGTCTAAAATCGGCGCAGATGTAGCTTTTTTCGTAAGTGGCTACAAGGCAGCAAATGCAAGCGGCATAGGCGAGATCATAGAAGAATTTGATGACGAAGTGCCAAATTTAAATATTTTCACACCAAATGTTTTTTGCTCCACACCGATGGTTTATCAAGAATTTAGAAGCAATTTCTTACAATACATAGACGTTAATGCTGCAAAAAAGATGCAAAATTTAAAGAGCAAAAAGCTACTTGAAATTTATAAAAACGAGGAGCTAAACGATCTTTTTGCGCCATGTTTTAACCTCTATCCACAGATGAATGAGTTTAGAGATAAATTTCTAAGTGGCAGTGGCAGTAGCGTATTTAGCGTAAATTAA
- the sstT gene encoding serine/threonine transporter SstT, whose translation MFKNIARRYADGNLIVQILVGIILGALVGFYTHYEATPYSKISAKIQTIQNESGLSVDEVIKTRLSQDEAKQLNEAKEKASSADSIATSASVLGDLFKGALKAIAPILVFVLVATSIILRDFGHTKGMQKIITLYLIGTFLAAVVAVVASFLFPVELSLKGLASADMSAPQGITNVLKDLIYKMVENPINALANGNYIGIITWAVGSGIALRNSTAETKKVFKDISDGVTHIVKFIIRLAPFGIFGMVAISIHETGFEVLAGYLKLILVLVGAMLVVAFIIYPAMVFVLTRKNPYPLVMICLKESAISAFFTRSSAANIPVNMALCKKLGLKEELYSISIPLGATINMGGAAVTISILALTAVNSIPSITVTFGDALLLCFISALGACGASGVAGGSLLLVPLACGLFGISNDIAMQFVTVGFTIGVIQDSVETALNSSSDVLFTAVASETSN comes from the coding sequence ATGTTTAAAAACATTGCAAGAAGATACGCTGACGGAAATTTGATCGTTCAAATTTTAGTTGGTATCATTCTAGGTGCCCTAGTTGGCTTTTACACACACTACGAAGCTACTCCTTATAGCAAGATCTCAGCTAAAATTCAAACTATTCAAAACGAGAGTGGTTTGAGTGTAGATGAAGTTATAAAAACTCGCCTTAGTCAAGATGAAGCCAAGCAGCTAAACGAAGCCAAAGAAAAAGCTAGTTCAGCCGATTCTATTGCAACTTCAGCTTCGGTTTTAGGAGATTTGTTTAAAGGTGCTCTAAAAGCGATCGCACCTATTCTTGTCTTTGTTTTAGTAGCAACATCTATCATTTTAAGAGATTTTGGTCATACAAAAGGTATGCAAAAGATCATTACACTCTATCTAATTGGTACATTTTTAGCAGCCGTTGTTGCAGTTGTTGCTAGTTTCTTATTTCCAGTGGAGCTTTCTTTAAAAGGTCTTGCAAGTGCTGATATGTCAGCACCTCAAGGGATTACCAATGTTTTAAAAGATCTCATTTATAAAATGGTCGAAAATCCGATAAACGCCCTTGCAAATGGTAACTATATAGGCATCATCACCTGGGCAGTTGGTAGCGGTATAGCACTTAGAAATTCCACAGCTGAGACCAAAAAAGTATTTAAAGACATAAGCGATGGTGTAACTCATATTGTTAAATTTATCATTAGACTAGCTCCATTTGGTATTTTTGGCATGGTAGCTATTAGCATTCATGAAACTGGATTTGAAGTACTTGCAGGATATCTAAAACTGATTTTAGTTCTTGTTGGAGCAATGCTTGTTGTCGCATTTATCATCTATCCAGCCATGGTTTTTGTATTAACTAGAAAAAATCCTTATCCACTTGTAATGATCTGTTTAAAAGAGAGTGCTATTTCGGCATTTTTTACAAGAAGCTCAGCCGCAAATATCCCTGTAAATATGGCACTTTGCAAAAAGCTTGGTTTAAAAGAGGAGCTTTACTCGATCTCGATCCCACTTGGAGCTACCATAAACATGGGCGGTGCAGCAGTTACCATCAGCATCCTAGCGCTTACTGCGGTAAATTCTATCCCATCTATCACAGTTACATTTGGCGATGCGCTACTTCTTTGCTTCATCTCAGCTCTTGGTGCGTGCGGCGCATCTGGTGTGGCTGGCGGCTCACTTCTTCTAGTGCCATTAGCGTGCGGTCTTTTTGGTATCAGTAATGATATCGCTATGCAGTTTGTAACAGTTGGCTTTACGATTGGCGTCATCCAAGACTCAGTTGAAACTGCGCTAAATAGCTCATCAGACGTGCTTTTTACAGCCGTAGCTTCAGAGACTTCAAACTAA
- a CDS encoding ATP-dependent helicase translates to MEKLLSNLNEAQCEAATHIDGPMLILAGAGSGKTKTITTRLAYLIGEVGIDAANTLTLTFTNKAANEMRSRAMAMLSQSGKNYSPLLCTFHKFGLLFLKLYIEKLGRKNNFVIIDTDDKKRIIKSFESPVATAILSSEISNYKNSLLSVEEVYKNANFSSFDKNKDNFYKQAAQIYEKYEDYLKTNNLVDFDDLLGLTYKILDENEDLAREISNRYKYIMVDEYQDTNDLQYKLLKKLCLCHENICVVGDDDQSIYGWRGAKIDNILNFKDQFKDVKIIRLEKNYRSSNAILKAANELIDHNRNRLGKKLVGTKGEGEAVNLIESFDESVEAGKIAKCIKELLSKGVQAKDIAILYRINALSRSLEDGLNKEQIAYKMVGGVKFYERAEIKDIISYLRLINNPNDDFSIRRIINRPKRGLGKVSLDKLEKMAFDSKISIFEAISNISDNDEAFSKKVKSALVEFANNLKELQESSSVFDLIDKFEAKFGVKKYYESLPDGAERAANIDEFYAVLKDQIKQNPSFDLEEFLNEITLTSEQDGISDEAISIMSVHASKGLEFEHLFVIGLEEGFFPLIGDGSDIEEERRLAYVAITRAKKTLSLSFANSRFYKGQRTRLNKSRFLSESGITHGSLVIEQSNEFKKGDLVKHKIFGIGRVSAVSKIKKEFKLTINFGGNVREIMSSFVEKAV, encoded by the coding sequence ATGGAAAAACTACTATCAAATTTAAACGAAGCCCAATGCGAAGCAGCCACTCATATAGATGGTCCGATGCTCATACTTGCAGGAGCTGGAAGCGGTAAGACAAAGACGATCACTACTAGACTCGCCTACCTCATCGGCGAGGTCGGTATAGACGCAGCAAATACACTAACTCTTACTTTTACAAACAAAGCCGCCAACGAGATGCGAAGTAGAGCCATGGCAATGCTCAGCCAAAGTGGCAAAAACTACTCGCCACTACTTTGTACATTTCATAAATTTGGGCTTTTGTTTTTAAAGCTATATATTGAAAAGCTTGGCAGAAAAAATAATTTCGTAATTATAGACACAGACGACAAAAAACGCATCATCAAAAGCTTTGAAAGTCCGGTTGCAACAGCGATACTTTCAAGTGAAATTTCAAACTACAAAAACTCACTTTTAAGCGTTGAAGAGGTCTATAAAAACGCAAATTTTTCATCATTTGATAAAAACAAAGATAATTTTTACAAGCAAGCAGCTCAAATTTATGAAAAATATGAAGATTATCTCAAAACAAATAATCTTGTTGATTTTGACGATCTACTAGGCCTTACATATAAAATTTTAGATGAAAACGAAGATCTTGCGAGAGAAATTTCAAATCGCTACAAATACATAATGGTCGATGAGTATCAAGATACAAACGACCTTCAGTACAAACTCCTAAAAAAGCTCTGCTTGTGCCACGAAAATATCTGTGTCGTGGGCGACGATGACCAAAGTATCTACGGCTGGCGCGGTGCAAAAATAGATAATATCTTAAATTTTAAAGATCAATTTAAAGATGTAAAGATCATTAGACTTGAGAAAAACTACCGCTCAAGCAATGCAATACTCAAAGCAGCAAACGAGCTAATAGACCACAACCGCAACCGCCTTGGCAAGAAGCTTGTGGGCACAAAAGGCGAAGGCGAGGCTGTAAATTTGATAGAGAGCTTTGATGAGAGCGTCGAGGCTGGTAAGATAGCAAAATGCATAAAAGAGCTTTTAAGCAAAGGCGTGCAAGCAAAAGATATCGCGATCTTATACCGCATAAACGCACTTTCTCGCTCGCTTGAAGATGGACTAAACAAAGAGCAGATCGCCTATAAAATGGTCGGTGGCGTTAAATTTTATGAAAGAGCCGAGATCAAAGATATCATAAGCTACCTAAGGCTGATAAACAATCCAAATGATGACTTTTCAATAAGGCGCATCATCAACCGCCCAAAACGCGGCCTTGGTAAAGTAAGCCTTGATAAGCTTGAAAAAATGGCATTTGATAGCAAAATTTCCATCTTTGAGGCGATCTCAAACATCTCTGATAACGACGAAGCCTTTAGCAAAAAGGTAAAATCAGCTCTTGTTGAGTTTGCAAACAACCTAAAAGAGCTTCAAGAAAGTAGCTCGGTTTTTGACCTCATAGATAAATTTGAAGCTAAATTTGGCGTGAAAAAGTACTATGAGAGCTTGCCAGATGGCGCTGAAAGAGCGGCGAACATCGACGAGTTTTACGCTGTTTTAAAAGATCAGATTAAGCAAAATCCTAGCTTTGATCTGGAGGAGTTTTTAAACGAAATCACGCTAACAAGCGAGCAAGACGGCATTAGCGACGAGGCTATTAGCATTATGAGCGTGCATGCGAGCAAGGGTCTTGAGTTTGAGCACCTTTTTGTGATCGGCCTTGAAGAGGGATTTTTTCCACTCATTGGCGACGGCAGCGATATCGAAGAAGAACGCAGGCTTGCATACGTGGCGATCACAAGGGCCAAAAAAACACTTAGTCTAAGCTTTGCAAACTCGCGCTTTTATAAGGGTCAGCGAACAAGACTAAATAAAAGTAGATTTCTAAGCGAGAGCGGTATCACGCATGGCTCGCTAGTTATCGAACAGAGCAATGAATTTAAAAAAGGCGACCTTGTTAAGCATAAAATTTTTGGTATAGGCAGGGTGAGCGCGGTCAGTAAGATCAAAAAAGAGTTTAAACTAACTATAAATTTTGGTGGTAACGTAAGAGAGATCATGTCAAGCTTCGTGGAAAAAGCTGTATGA